The genome window CGAAAAAGGGATATATCGAACTCACGCCGGGAACTTCTCGCGGCATTCGAATTCCACAACGATTCAACCAATCACATAATCCAAATAAATATCGCCAGATGTCTCTGCCTTCTGGCGCACTTCAGCAACTCACACTTCCTCTCATTGGTCGCGTTGCTGCAGGCTCCCCCATCATGGCGGTCGAGCATATTGAAAAACAAGTTCCAATTGATCCTAGCTTGTTTAGCAAGGGCGCTGACTACCTCTTGAAGGTAAAAGGAATGAGTATGCGGGACGCTGGTATTTTGGATGGCGACTACCTGGCTGTGAGAAAAACTTCCGAAGTGCGTAATGGCGATATCGTAGTTGCACGCTTGGACGATGAAGTCACAGTGAAACGCTGGAATCAAAAGAAAACAGCGGATGGCCTCGTGATTGAATTACAAGCTGAAAATCCAGACTTTAAAAATATTCTGGTTGACAGTCGCCAACCCAACTTTGCGGTAGAGGGTCAGGCGGTTGGGTTGATCAGGGCTGAAGGACTGTAGGACTTTCTTCAACAAAATAAAAAGGGCCTCTTCGTGAGGCCTTTTTAATATTGAACGCACTGCTGCTTTGTATTTGTGTCGCTTGTTTTATTTCTTATTAGGCGCCACTACGTTTGCATTCTTCGGCGATGCGGTAATTGTGATGATCGTTTTGGGTCCAGTGAAAGAGCCCTCATTCAACTCAATCGTAGAAGTACGATCACCCTTAGTGAAAACCAAGATACTCGTTTTGGATTTCACAGCACTCACAGTAGTCCAGCCGGCTTTGGGATATTCAGCTTGGAAAAATGCGTAAATGTCGGTTGGAGTTTGGACGCCAGACAAAACGACACGCCCAACCCAGTTATCGCCACGACCAATAATGAGTGAGTCTGCGCCAATGATCTTCGATGCCGCAGGCAATGGCATATCACCCAATAGCTGGGCTTGAATTTCTTGAACTTCATTTGGGGTGCCTGTTGGCGAGTCGCCCGAAGAGGCGCATGCTGCAAGCAGCATAGATAAAGCCAGCGCAAGTGAGATGCGTTTGATTCGCGTCAGTTGATTCATATCTAAACCCCAGTGATTAATGCGACTTACATA of Polynucleobacter sp. AP-Nino-20-G2 contains these proteins:
- the lexA gene encoding transcriptional repressor LexA, which produces MDINTVDFPEELTALPKLTSRQGEILDLITNAIEESGSPPTRAEIAAQLGFASANAAEEHLRALAKKGYIELTPGTSRGIRIPQRFNQSHNPNKYRQMSLPSGALQQLTLPLIGRVAAGSPIMAVEHIEKQVPIDPSLFSKGADYLLKVKGMSMRDAGILDGDYLAVRKTSEVRNGDIVVARLDDEVTVKRWNQKKTADGLVIELQAENPDFKNILVDSRQPNFAVEGQAVGLIRAEGL